The following coding sequences are from one Panicum hallii strain FIL2 chromosome 5, PHallii_v3.1, whole genome shotgun sequence window:
- the LOC112894177 gene encoding uncharacterized protein LOC112894177, which translates to MEEAGRERDRTVAVVVEDTSAATKDAAAVSTKPAKRYPLALWVAILGLIMLVGVYIFSLSLKQNGMLFGLMQANMIEKEREKPCHDPRIPDAEIPYVHYPTPNTYDREECVCTGVRFFAILSMQRSGSGWVETLLNSHPNISSNGEIFSVKERRSNITAITKTLDKLYNLDWYSSAAKNECTAAVGLKWMLNQGLMKNHQEMVRYFNRRGVSAIFLLRRNLLQRYVSILANAHDSAMKQLNGTHKAHVHSKDEAEILAQYKPTIDRKMLITELKRSDKLASDALVNFKNTRHIVLYYEDVVRNRTKLMDVLDFLRMPKRKLSSRHVKIHTKQLCDHIDNWADVNNALMGTRFESFLNGSSRRRS; encoded by the exons ATGGAGGAggcagggagagagagggacaggacggtggcggtggtggtggaggataCCAGCGCGGCCACTAAG GATGCTGCTGCTGTAAGCACGAAGCCCGCTAAGAGATACCCGCTCGCATTATGGGTAGCCATATTGGGCCTGATCATGCTTGTGGGCGTGTACATATTCTCGTTGTCCCTGAAGCAAAACGGGATGCTGTTCGGCCTCATGCAGGCGAACATgatagaaaaggaaagggagaaGCCTTGTCATGATCCCAGGATTCCAGACGCAGAAATCCCTTACGTGCACTACCCGACGCCGAATACTTATGATAG GGAAGAATGTGTGTGCACGGGGGTTAGGTTCTTTGCTATCTTGTCAATGCAGAGGTCGGGGAGCGGATGGGTTGAGACGTTGTTGAATAGCCATCCGAATATTAGCTCCAATGGAGAGATATTCTCTGTCAAAGAAAGACGCAGTAACATCACTGCGATAACGAAAACGCTGGATAAATTATACAATCTGGATTGGTACAGCAGTGCTGCTAAGAATGAGTGCACGGCTGCTGTGGGGTTGAAGTGGATGCTCAATCAG GGTTTAATGAAGAACCATCAAGAGATGGTCAGATACTTCAACCGAAGGGGCGTGTCTGCAATTTTTCTATTAAGAAGAAATCTTCTCCAGCGCTATGTCTCTATATTAGCAAATGCCCATGATAGTGCCATGAAACAACTAAACGGAACTCATAAAGCTCATGTGCACTCCAAAGATGAG GCTGAAATTCTTGCGCAGTATAAACCAACAATTGACAGAAAAATGTTGATTACTGAACTAAAGCGGTCTGATAAGTTAGCATCTGATGCCTTGGTGAATTTCAAGAACACTAGACATATTGTTCTGTACTATGAGGATGTTGTCAGGAATCGCACT AAGCTCATGGATGTCCTTGATTTTCTGAGAATGCCTAAGAGGAAGCTGTCCAGTCGGCATGTGAAAATCCATACTAAACAATTGTGTGATCATATTGATAACTGGGCAGATGTTAATAACGCTTTGATGGGGACACGGTTTGAGAGCTTTCTGAATGGCTCAAGCAGACGACGTAGCTAG
- the LOC112894403 gene encoding receptor-like serine/threonine-protein kinase SD1-8 has translation MRGRALCLVVLAAAAAFLPPSASTDSIGLAASIAGNQTLVSPGGVFQLGFFSPDGAGAGGRRYLGIWYYNIREPRPTVVWVANRQSPLVGSPGVLRLSADGHLVVLDAQNGTVWSSAAPTRNVTAGATARLRDDGNFVLSSDGSGSDQSVAWQSYDYPTDTLLPGMKLGVDLRAGITRNITSWSSATDPSPGAYTFRLVLGGLPQFFLLRGATKVYTSGPWNGEILTGVPYLKSNDFTFKVVSGPDETYYSYSVGASSLLSRLVVDGTAGQVQRFVWVNGWSSFWYYPTDPCDNYAKCGPFGYCDTAQTTQCSCLPGFQPRSPQQWNLRDGTGGCVRSTNLSCGAGSSDGFWVVNRMKLPEATNATVYAGMTLEQCRQVCLGNCSCRAYAAANVSGGVSRGCVIWAVDLLDMRQYTTVVEDVYIRLARSEIDALNAAAAAAAAAANGGGRPSKRVVTAAVATVAGVLLLLAVGCCCVWRKRRKRQGETDSSAPGGGDDVLPFRARKHPALEEDWKRAKKDVDLPLFDLEVILAATDNFALHNKIGEGGFGPVYMGKLEDGQEVAVKRLSRRSMQGAVEFKNEVKLIAKLQHRNLVRLLGCCIDEDERMLLYEYMHNQSLDTFIFDEGKRRLLRWQKRFDIILGIARGLQYLHEDSRFRIIHRDLKASNVLLDRNMVPKISDFGIARMFGGDQTTEYTKKVIGTYGYMSPEYAMDGVFSMKSDIYSFGVMVLEIITGKRNRGFYEVELDLNLLRYAWMLWKEGRSVDLLDEVMDGSFNYGEVLRCVQVALLCVEVQPRNRPLMSSVVMMLASENATVPEPNEPGVNIGKNTSDTESSQGLTANNVTITAIDAR, from the exons ATGAGGGGGCGCGCGCTCTGCCTCGTCGtgctcgccgcggccgccgcgttcCTCCCCCCTTCTGCATCCACGGACTCCATCGGCCTCGCCGCGTCCATCGCCGGCAACCAGACGCTCGTCTCGCCCGGGGGCGTGTTCCAGCTCGGTTTCTTCAGCCccgacggcgccggcgccggcgggaggAGGTACCTCGGCATTTGGTACTACAACATCCGGGAGCCGAGGCCGACCGTCGTGTGGGTCGCCAACCGCCAGAGCCCGCTCGTGGGCTCCCCGGGCGTCCTCCGCCTCTCCGCCGACGgccacctcgtcgtcctcgacgCCCAGAACGGCACCGTCTGGTCCTCGGCGGCGCCGACCAGGAACGTGACCGCCGGCGCCACCGCGCGGCTCCGGGACGATGGCAACTTCGTGCTGAGCTCGGACGGGAGCGGCTCCGATCAGAGCGTGGCGTGGCAGAGCTACGACTACCCGACGGACACGCTGCTCCCGGGGATGAAGCTCGGGGTGGACCTCAGGGCCGGCATCACCCGGAACATCACGTCGTGGAGCAGCGCCACCGACCCTTCCCCCGGCGCCTACACGTTCAGGCTGGTCCTCGGCGGCCTGCCGCAGTTCTTCCTCCTCCGGGGCGCCACCAAGGTCTACACGAGCGGGCCGTGGAACGGCGAGATCCTCACCGGCGTGCCGTACCTCAAGTCCAACGACTTCACCTTCAAGGTCGTGTCGGGCCCCGACGAGACGTACTACAGCTACTCCGTCGGCGCGTCCTCGCTGCTCTCGCGGCTCGTCGtggacggcacggcggggcagGTGCAGCGGTTCGTGTGGGTCAACGGCTGGAGCAGCTTCTGGTACTACCCGACCGACCCCTGCGACAACTACGCCAAGTGCGGGCCGTTCGGGTACTGCGACACCGCCCAGACCACCCAGTGCAGCTGCCTGCCGGGGttccagccgcggtcgccgcagCAGTGGAACCTCCGGGACGGGACCGGCGGCTGCGTCAGGAGCACCAACCTGAGCTGCGGCGCCGGGAGCAGCGACGGATTCTGGGTGGTGAACCGGATGAAGCTGCCGGAGGCCACGAACGCGACGGTGTACGCCGGCATGACGCTGGAGCAGTGCCGGCAGGTGTGCCTGGGCAACTGCAGCTGCCGGGCGTACGCCGCGGCCAACGTCAGCGGGGGGGTCAGCCGCGGGTGCGTCATCTGGGCCGTCGATCTGCTGGACATGCGGCAGTACACGACGGTCGTGGAGGACGTGTACATACGGCTCGCGCGGTCGGAGATAGACGCCctcaacgccgccgccgccgccgccgccgccgcag CAAACGGCGGGGGCCGTCCCAGCAAGCGCGTGGTGACCGCCGCCGTCGCGACCGTCGCCGGCGTGCTCCTCCTGCTGGCGGTCGGCTGCTGCTGCGtctggaggaagaggaggaaacGTCAGGGCGAGACGGATTCGTCGGCGCCGGGCGGTGGAGACGACGTGCTCCCGTTCAGGGCCAGGAAACACCCGGCGCTGGAGGAGGACTGGAAACGCGCCAAGAAAGACGTCGACCTCCCGTTGTTTGATCTGGAGGTGATCCTGGCCGCCACCGACAACTTTGCTCTGCACAACAAGATTGGCGAGGGCGGATTTGGCCCTGTTTACATG GGGAAGCTTGAGGACGGGCAAGAAGTAGCCGTGAAGAGGCTGTCCCGGAGATCGATGCAAGGGGCGGTGGAGTTCAAGAACGAGGTGAAGCTGATCGCCAAGCTCCAGCACAGGAACCTCGTGAGGCTGCTCGGCTGCTGCATCGACGAGGACGAGAGGATGCTCCTGTACGAGTACATGCACAACCAGAGCCTCGACACCTTCATATTTG ACGAAGGGAAGCGGAGGTTGCTGAGGTGGCAGAAACGCTTTGACATCATTCTGGGGATCGCCCGGGGTCTGCAGTATCTGCACGAGGATTCGAGGTTCAGGATCATCCACAGGGACCTGAAGGCCAGCAACGTGCTGCTGGACAGAAATATGGTCCCCAAAATTTCAGACTTTGGTATCGCAAGAATGTTTGGAGGTGATCAGACCACTGAATATACCAAAAAGGTCATTGGAACGTA TGGCTACATGTCTCCAGAATACGCGATGGATGGCGTGTTCTCGATGAAGTCCGACATCTACAGCTTCGGCGTGATGGTGCTAGAGATCATCACCGGCAAGAGGAACCGAGGCTTCTACGAAGTCGAGCTTGATCTCAACCTCCTCAGATAT GCATGGATGCTGTGGAAAGAAGGGCGGAGCGTTGATTTGCTGGACGAGGTGATGGACGGCAGCTTCAACTACGGCGAGGTGCTGCGGTGCGTCCAGGTGGCCCTCCTGTGCGTGGAAGTGCAGCCCAGGAACAGGCCGCTGATGTCGTCGGTGGTCATGATGCTGGCCAGCGAGAACGCGACGGTGCCGGAGCCCAACGAGCCCGGGGTGAACATCGGGAAGAACACGTCGGACACGGAGTCGTCCCAGGGCCTCACGGCCAACAATGTCACGATAACTGCGATAGATGCTAGGTAG
- the LOC112892347 gene encoding LOW QUALITY PROTEIN: receptor-like serine/threonine-protein kinase SD1-8 (The sequence of the model RefSeq protein was modified relative to this genomic sequence to represent the inferred CDS: deleted 1 base in 1 codon), whose translation MTDAASGTQTDGHRTLYPLLLLATAAATFATSSTSTDTIGRAASITGNQTIVSAGRVFELGFFTPDSAADGRTYLGIWYANIPGPTVVWVANRETPVINSPGVLKLSPDGRLVILDWIDDKERITVWSSGAPATSRATAQLLDDGNFILSADGSGSPQSVSWQGFNYPTNTRLPGMKLGVDTKAGVDRNITSWSSPSDPSPGTFTPNNRRLRQSVLIALAATISSVLILVSCCWWFWRSKVTRKIQSEMALSAPSSENDALPFKVRMKHPSLSPVRDQPLDEDRKSAAADKDVDQLPLFDLEAILDATDNFAEHNKIGEGGFGPVYKGMLEDGQRVAVKKLAQGSMQGQGAEEFMNEVILIAKLQHRNLVRLLGCCIDDNKRMLVYEYLRNQSLDIFIFDEGKRRLLRWHKRFEIILGIARGLQYLHEDSRFRIIHRDLKASNVLLDRNMIPKISDFGIARMFGGDQTTAYTFGYMSPEYAMDGVISMKSDVFSFGVLVLEIITGKRNRGSYEPEHDLNLLGYAWMMWKEGRGVDLLDEIMGANFHHDKVLRCTQVALLCVEAQPRNRPSISTVVMMLASENAMLPEPNEPGVKNTGRSTSDAESLQSFTANYVTVTSLEGR comes from the exons ATGACAGATGCTGCTTCGGGGACACAAACGGATG GGCACCGCACGCTCTATCCCCTCCTGCTTCTcgctaccgccgccgccacctttgCCACCTCCTCCACATCCACCGACACCATTGGCAGGGCCGCGTCCATCACCGGCAACCAGACGATCGTCTCGGCCGGTCGCGTCTTTGAGCTCGGCTTCTTCACCCCGGACAGCGCCGCCGACGGCAGGACGTACCTAGGCATTTGGTACGCCAACATCCCGGGACCCACTGTCGTGTGGGTTGCCAACCGCGAGACCCCGGTCATCAACTCTCCTGGCGTCCTCAAGCTCTCCCCCGACGGCCGGCTTGTCATCCTCGACTGGATCGACgacaaggaaagaa TCACTGTATGGTCCTCGGGGGCTCCCGCTACCTCACGGGCCACCGCGCAGCTGCTGGATGATGGCAACTTCATCCTGAGCGCGGATGGGAGCGGTTCTCCGCAGAGCGTGTCGTGGCAGGGCTTCAACTACCCGACGAACACGCGGCTCCCCGGCATGAAGCTCGGGGTGGACACCAAGGCCGGCGTCGACAGGAACATCACGTCATGGAGCAGCCCGAGCGACCCCTCGCCGGGGACTTTTACAC CTAACAACCGGCGCCTAAGACAGAGTGTGCTCATCGCCCTTGCTGCGACGATTTCCAGTGTTCTTATACTAGTGTCTTGCTGCTGGTGGTTTTGGAGGAGCAAGGTGACGAGAAAAATTCAAAGTGAAATGGCGTTGTCCGCGCCAAGCAGTGAAAACGATGCGCTCCCGTTCAAGGTCAGGATGAAGCACCCTTCATTGAGCCCAGTACGAGATCAGCCGCTGGATGAGGACCGGAAATCTGCTGCTGCTGACAAAGATGTCGACCAGCTGCCGTTATTTGATCTAGAGGCGATTCTAGATGCCACAGACAACTTTGCGGAGCACAATAAGATCGGAGAAGGTGGGTTTGGTCCTGTTTACAAG GGGATGCTAGAGGATGGGCAACGAGTAGCTGTGAAGAAGTTGGCTCAGGGATCAATGCAAGGG CAAGGGGCTGAGGAGTTCATGAACGAGGTGATACTGATTGCCAAGCTGCAGCACAGAAACCTTGTGAGGCTACTCGGTTGCTGCATCGACGACAATAAGAGGATGCTCGTGTACGAGTACCTGCGCAACCAGAGTTTAGACATCTTCATATTTG ATGAAGGAAAGCGCAGATTGCTCAGGTGGCATAAACGGTTTGAGATCATTTTGGGGATTGCACGGGGTCTACAGTATCTTCACGAAGATTCAAGGTTCAGGATCATCCATAGGGATTTGAAGGCCAGCAACGTGTTACTGGACAGGAACATGATCCCCAAAATTTCAGATTTTGGAATCGCGAGAATGTTCGGAGGTGATCAGACCACTGCATATACTTT TGGCTACATGTCTCCAGAATATGCAATGGATGGTGTGATTTCGATGAAATCCGATGTCTTCAGCTTCGGTGTGCTGGTGCTAGAGATCATCACTGGCAAGAGGAATCGAGGCTCCTACGAACCCGAGCACGATCTCAACCTCCTAGGATAT GCATGGATGATGTGGAAAGAAGGTAGGGGAGTGGATTTGCTGGATGAGATAATGGGTGCCAACTTCCACCACGACAAGGTGCTGAGGTGCACACAGGTCGCCCTCCTCTGCGTCGAAGCGCAGCCGAGGAACAGGCCCTCGATATCCACGGTTGTCATGATGCTGGCCAGCGAGAATGCCATGCTTCCGGAGCCAAATGAACCTGGGGTGAAGAATACTGGGAGGAGCACGTCGGACGCCGAATCGTTGCAAAGCTTCACCGCAAATTATGTGACAGTAACATCATTGGAGGGAAGGTAG